From a region of the Salvelinus alpinus chromosome 2, SLU_Salpinus.1, whole genome shotgun sequence genome:
- the LOC139551960 gene encoding uncharacterized protein, with protein sequence MNSVPTAPTPTAPRAVLAPTAPPQLQSASQPTAGPLQPAADAQVLLPEGWKQTLPKEQQEWVSRAIFIRNKQLKCVLKSQLELWYFPPLPPNISHQPPASPSAYFLRPFCLWMPYRLWAFKFVCTQPRCKRQKLTGCGVYKTVRRVLDMDGWYYMGTEYLECRLCKKKLAGWSLDILDQLDASHRSIFPAILTYRLSCDLKVVRLMRERTLGNSATRLYNQLREQHSLTWMSRTLYYLSVCDHFVVPGAAPLRVTPPPPFLEVPSAQWLLTVHGYDVLFQLEDFKARVTSIFGSILKMDSTKKVTKKLAGAAHGTAAWATNVGNEYGQVLMTVLTDSEGEGLLDMAAGLQQRYSRAGVAPPKLLYVNRDCCALMRKGKTAAMFSQWDELIVRLDVGHLIRRFARGVTTESHPLYALFLQRLSSCMLVWCADDVERLLEAKRGELKGSHITGLSDAQVLKRINLKSNQIKFY encoded by the exons CAGTGCCCACTGCTCCCACTCCCACCGCGCCCCGTGCTGTGCTAGCTCCTACTGCCCCTCCTCAGCTCCAGTCAGCCTCCCAGCCAACAGCTGGACCACTACAGCCTGCTGCCGACGCTCAG GTACTTCTCCCTGAGGGATGGAAGCAGACCCTCCCAAAGGAGCAGCAAGAGTGGGTCAGTCGGGCCATTTTCATCAGGAACAAGCAGCTCAAATGTGTCCTGAAAAGCCAGCTTGAGCTGTGGTACTTCCCTCCTCTGCCTCCTAACATCAGCCATCAGCCTCCAGCTTCTCCCTCCGCCTACTTCCTCCGGCCATTCTGCCTCTGGATGCCCTACCGCCTGTGGGCCTTTAAGTTTGTGTGCACCCAGCCACGGTGCAAGCGTCAAAAGCTCACAGGCTGTGGGGTGTACAAGACAGTCCGGAGGGTGCTTGACATGGACGGCTGGTATTATATGGGGACAGAGTACCTGGAGTGCCGCCTCTGTAAGAAGAAGCTAGCAGGATGGTCGCTGGATATCTTGGACCAGCTGGACGCAAGTCATCGCTCCATTTTCCCAGCCATCTTGACTTACAG GCTGTCCTGTGACCTGAAGGTGGTCAGGCTGATGAGAGAGAGGACACTGGGGAACAGTGCGACCAGGCTGTACAACCAGCTGAGGGAGCAGCACAGCCTGACCTGGATGAGTCGGACCCTGTACTACCTGTCCGTCTGTGACCACTTTGTAGTCCCAGGTGCCGCACCACTGAGggtaacacctcctcctccctttttGGAGGTGCCCTCAGCCCAGTGGCTGCTGACTGTCCACGGCTACGACGTTCTGTTCCAGCTGGAGGACTTCAAGGCCAGAGTCACCTCCATCTTTGGGTCCATCCTGAAGATGGATTCAACCAAGAAG GTGACCAAGAAACTAGCTGgggcagcacacgggacagcAGCGTGGGCCACAAATGTGGGCAATGAGTACGGCCAGGTGCTCATGACGGTCCTCACTGACAGCGAAGGAGAGGGCCTGCTCGACATGGCAGCTGGCCTCCAGCAGCGCTACAGTAGAGCTGGAGTGGCACCTCCCAAGCTGCTCTACGTCAACCGGGACTGCTGCGCCCTGATGAGAAAGGGGAAGACGGCAGCCATGTTCAGCCAGTGGGATGAACTCATCGTCCGGCTGGATGTGGGGCACCTCATCCGTCGCTTTGCTCGGGGAGTGACAACAGAGAGCCATCCTCTGTATGCTCTCTTTTTGCAGCGGCTCTCCTCCTGCATGTTGGTGTGGTGTGCAGATGATGTGGAGCGCCTGCTGGAGGCCAAGCGAGGTGAGCTCAAGGGGAGCCACATCACCGGGCTCAGCGACGCACAGGTGTTGAAGAGGATcaacctcaaatcaaatcaaatcaaattttattag